In Plasmodium vivax chromosome 14, whole genome shotgun sequence, the genomic window aaaaaaaaactttttattcACCGAATCTTCATTTGAATGGGATCCACATAACGAGGGAGGGAAGTAGATTGGCTTCTACCTTTCTAGCTGCGCCATAGGTGGGCGCCCCGCCTACCTCCCCTTCTTGAGGTACTTCCGGTCAAATATgctgctcttcttcttctttatcaAGTTGCTCTTCGCAAGTTTCTGCTTAATCGGGGGGCCGTTCCCTGGGCGGTCTTTACTGCGGAGATCACTTAGATGGACGCCTTCACCCTGATCACTCGGATGGGCGCCCCTGGTCCGCCTGAGCTTCTCCCCAAAGCGCACGTACCTCTTTACGAGCACCTCCTCGAGGGGGTCGCCCTCCAcaatgtttataaaaatattcttccgCTTGCGCTCCTGCAGCTGCTgaattttgtcctttttcaTATCCCTCAGCTGCTTCCTCAGATTGCTGTTGCAAGAGAAGTCGTTTTTCAACTTATCGTTTCTTCTGTAGTTTTCTTTAATAACGTCGTTCAGTTGTTCTTCGCTTGGGGGGTCGTCCTCATTCGAGCGGTCCTCATTTGAGCGGTCCTCATTTGAGCGGTCCTCATTTGAGCGGTCCTCATTTGAGCGATCCTCATTCGAGCGGTCCCCATTCGAGTGATCCCCATTCGAGCGGTCCTCGTTGGGGAGCTCCTCGTGCGCCTCGCCAGAACCAGGTGGCTTCTCTCCCCGGTGCGCGGCTTCTCCACCCCCCCCCGCTTGGCCCTTCCTGCGGAGGGCCTCCACCTCCAGCAGGAGAAACGggttggtttttttttttttattcttttcaaaaTCTATAGAGTTAACATTATTGCGCCCCTGTTCCGTCAagacattttcaaaatgttcgtttttttttctggcccCCCGGATGACATCATAGGAGCAGTCCTTCGGGTTGGTTTCGAAGGCAATTTCATTTGGGCATTTCTTGCACGTAAAGCTGAAGGAGTAAAAGGGGGAGCTCAAGTAAAACCCCACTTGTCTCCTCTCACTGTTAAACCTCTCCCCTTTATACACATACGCTTTGCATTTATTGCATATAATGGTGTAGGGaatttcaaatttaattTCGCTGtaatcctttttcttttttgctctcttcttctcctcctgctgcttcttcttcttcgcgcGCTCCTCCTCCACGCTCCCGTAGTAGAAATTGTCCGCCCGGGACGCCTTCAGCGACAGCATGGTGGGGGGGTGAGGCGGCGTTAACAGGGGTGGAAGCTACATAGCAGCTACATAGCAGCTGCGAAACCGCTGCGTAACCGCTGCGAACCAActcgcatttttttcgccaGCCGACGTTACGGCATGGCCGCCTGGCTTCGCTCGAGAAGGGAGGCAGAAAGGTTGTTcctacatatgtacgtatgtatgtatatatatgtacgcatatatacGCGCATATACACTTGTATACGCCCATGCGGCCTGCTCGCGAGGGCGGAAGTGCCCCTCTGCTGGATCCGCTCAGTTtgaattttccccttcgccaCTTGCCgaagtaaaaagggggaagaaaaaaaaaacgaatcacttttttttttttttttttctcgccacGCGAATGGGTGAGCGTTTTTTTCGCGCCCCTcgagttgcaaaaaagaaaaaagaaaaaataaatagagcaataaaaaaaacagaagtAACCGCAAAACGAACGTAACCGCAAAACAAACGTAACCGCAAAACGAACGTAACTGCAAAAGCTGACTCAACTGCAAACGCGAAAGTGAGGAGGGGTGCCATTCGTCGAGGCGCGCTCAACGCGGAAGGCACTCCCCATCCCCGTGGGACAGCGCGCCCACCGAAAGGCCATTCAACGCTGCGCCCATTCTTCGC contains:
- a CDS encoding hypothetical protein, conserved (encoded by transcript PVX_100565A) is translated as MLSLKASRADNFYYGSVEEERAKKKKQQEEKKRAKKKKDYSEIKFEIPYTIICNKCKAYVYKGERFNSERRQVGFYLSSPFYSFSFTCKKCPNEIAFETNPKDCSYDVIRGARKKNEHFENVLTEQGRNNVNSIDFEKNKKKKTNPFLLLEVEALRRKGQAGGGGEAAHRGEKPPGSGEAHEELPNEDRSNGDHSNGDRSNEDRSNEDRSNEDRSNEDRSNEDRSNEDDPPSEEQLNDVIKENYRRNDKLKNDFSCNSNLRKQLRDMKKDKIQQLQERKRKNIFINIVEGDPLEEVLVKRYVRFGEKLRRTRGAHPSDQGEGVHLSDLRSKDRPGNGPPIKQKLAKSNLIKKKKSSIFDRKYLKKGR